A window from Streptosporangiales bacterium encodes these proteins:
- a CDS encoding histidine phosphatase family protein translates to MLHFVRHGESTWNVEGRVQGQTPHVPLTAAGREQAHSAAGELAGRDARLLVTSDLTRALQTAEIVGRTLRLTPMLEPRLREQSLGSLEGRLAAELVPETTSPGRHVSSVRWGGGESVVDVHARVGAYLRELLSDRGEGDIVLVSHGDTIRIALAYLRGHGPRDVDWSALPNGSVTTVGVG, encoded by the coding sequence GTGTTGCACTTCGTCCGCCACGGGGAGAGCACGTGGAACGTCGAGGGACGGGTACAGGGGCAGACACCGCACGTTCCGCTCACCGCCGCCGGACGTGAGCAAGCGCATTCGGCGGCAGGCGAGCTCGCCGGCCGCGACGCGCGCCTGCTGGTCACCAGCGACCTGACCCGCGCACTGCAGACGGCCGAGATCGTCGGGCGGACCCTACGACTCACGCCCATGCTCGAACCGCGCCTGCGGGAACAGTCACTCGGCTCGCTCGAGGGACGCCTGGCCGCTGAGCTGGTGCCTGAGACGACGTCGCCGGGGCGGCACGTCAGCTCCGTCCGCTGGGGCGGCGGCGAGAGTGTGGTGGACGTCCATGCACGCGTCGGCGCGTACCTGCGGGAGCTGCTCTCCGACCGGGGCGAGGGTGACATCGTTCTCGTCAGCCACGGTGACACGATCCGCATCGCTCTCGCGTACCTGCGCGGTCACGGACCACGCGACGTCGACTGGTCCGCCCTGCCGAACGGCTCCGTGACGACCGTCGGTGTCGGGTGA
- a CDS encoding cobalamin biosynthesis protein: protein MTRRSERALGLLFGSALDLLIADPRRAHPVAAFGGAVTAAERRFWADERARGALFTLAFAGGVAVLGVLVERAGRGVAVALSTWAVLGGTTLAREGSAMGDLLGRDDVPAARDRIGHLCGRDPEGLDRDGLTRATVESVAENTSDAVVAPLLWGAVAGVPGLLTYRAVNTLDAMIGHRDDRYARFGWTAARLDDVANYVPARVTCLLTALLAPLVGGSTPRALRAVRRDASAHPSPNAGPVEAAFAGALGVRLGGTNVYGGRVEIRGVLGDGHPPTVDDIDRAVRLSRLVGVAALAIAVAVSWRRR from the coding sequence ATGACGCGGCGGTCCGAGCGTGCGCTCGGGCTGTTGTTCGGATCCGCCCTCGACCTGCTGATCGCCGACCCGCGTCGGGCTCATCCGGTCGCGGCGTTCGGTGGTGCGGTCACTGCTGCCGAGCGCCGGTTCTGGGCGGACGAACGCGCTCGTGGTGCACTCTTCACGCTCGCCTTCGCGGGTGGGGTCGCCGTGCTCGGCGTCCTCGTCGAGCGTGCGGGCAGGGGTGTCGCTGTCGCGCTCTCGACGTGGGCGGTGCTGGGTGGTACGACGCTGGCACGCGAGGGTTCCGCAATGGGCGACCTGCTGGGTCGCGACGACGTACCAGCCGCGCGCGACCGTATCGGCCACCTCTGCGGACGTGATCCCGAAGGTCTCGACCGCGACGGGTTGACCAGGGCGACGGTCGAGTCGGTCGCGGAGAACACCTCGGACGCCGTGGTCGCGCCACTTCTGTGGGGCGCCGTCGCGGGCGTTCCCGGCCTGCTCACGTACCGAGCGGTCAACACGCTCGACGCGATGATCGGCCACCGCGACGACAGGTACGCGCGGTTCGGCTGGACGGCCGCGCGGCTCGACGACGTCGCGAACTATGTGCCGGCCAGGGTGACGTGCCTGCTGACCGCTCTGCTCGCGCCGCTGGTCGGTGGCAGTACGCCGCGTGCCTTGCGTGCGGTGCGCAGGGACGCGTCCGCGCATCCGAGCCCCAACGCGGGTCCGGTCGAGGCCGCGTTCGCCGGCGCGCTCGGCGTACGGCTCGGTGGCACGAACGTGTACGGCGGGCGCGTGGAGATCCGAGGTGTGCTCGGCGACGGGCATCCGCCCACGGTCGACGACATCGACCGTGCGGTTCGCCTGTCACGTCTCGTGGGTGTCGCGGCACTCGCCATTGCCGTCGCCGTCAGCTGGAGGCGTCGATGA
- a CDS encoding DUF664 domain-containing protein — MLMTEGTDGRRLEKPTSRVTTHPNPLLDRHVRWQRRRGGACGPTSRRRRPRAAPPPPASGTGGCGRMRRPRASSSRQPSSAVPSAAGHLVRSVLHHMIAEYARHCGHGDIIRETILPNRLPS; from the coding sequence ATGCTAATGACCGAGGGAACAGATGGGAGGAGATTGGAAAAGCCGACGAGCCGCGTAACCACCCACCCAAACCCGCTGCTCGACAGGCACGTTCGGTGGCAACGACGACGAGGTGGCGCATGTGGTCCGACCTCCCGTCGCCGTCGGCCACGAGCTGCGCCTCCGCCGCCGGCATCCGGCACAGGCGGTTGCGGACGGATGCGACGACCACGCGCCTCGTCGTCGCGGCAGCCGTCGTCAGCGGTCCCGTCAGCTGCCGGGCACCTCGTGCGCTCGGTGTTGCACCACATGATCGCGGAGTACGCCAGGCACTGCGGGCACGGCGACATCATCCGAGAGACGATCCTCCCTAACCGGCTGCCGTCCTAG